The window CGTGCGGCTGGGCGCGGGCTCGGCCGTGCTGGAGAACGCCACCGTGGTGGGCACACCCGGACAGCCCGTCACGGTGGGCGAGCGGGCCGTGCTGGGCCACCGCTCCGTCGTGCTGGGAGCAGAGGTGGGCCCGCTGTGCGAGGTGGGCAACGGCGCCATCCTCATGCCCGGCTCGCGCCTGGGTGCCCGGTGCCTGCTGGGCGAGGGCACCGTCATCCCCTCCGGCATGCTCGTGCCGGACGAGTCCGTGGTGGTGGGCCGGCCCGGCCGGGTGCTCCGCCGGGCCACGCCGCAGGACCTGGAGCGGCTGCGGGGGATGCGGGGCGGCAACCTCACGCTGCCCGGTCAGCCGCTCACCGCCTTCTCCGCCAGAGACCGAGCCGAGGACGCCCCGATGGGACAGCTGTACACGTTTCGAGACAAGCACCCGCTGGTGCACCCGACGGCCACCCTCTTCTCCACCGCGGAGGTGACGGGAGACGTGGTCATCGGGCCGGGCTGCATCATCGGGCCGGGGGTGAAGATCATCGGCGACTCGCACGGGCCGGTGCGCATCGGCGCCGGGGTGCAGGTGCTGGCGAACACGGTGCTGCACCTGCTGCCGGACAACACGCTGGTGCTGGAGGACGGCGTCATCGTCGGCCCGGGCTGCATGGTGCATGGCTGCCACGTGGGCGCGGGCACCGTGGTGGAGCCGGGCGCCATCCTCTGTGACGGCAGCCGGGTGGGCCGCGGCAGCATCGTGGGCGCGGGCAGCCTGGTGAAGCAGCACGCCACGTTCCCGGACGGAGTCCGCGTGGAGGGCTTCCCGGCGGTGCAGACGGAGCGGCTCGCCCAGCCCCCGGCCCCGCCGCGCTGGGCGCTGCGGCCCGAGGACCTGGCGGGCCTGCGGCGCGTGGGCTAGCGGCCCGACGTCGGCGCCTCGGGCAGGAAGAGGTCGAAGCGCGTCCCCTCGCCCTGCTTCGACGTCACCTCCAGGGCGCCGCCGTGGGCATCGGCGATCCTCCGCGCCAGGTACAGCCCCAGCCCCAGGCCGGTGGAGCCCGGACCGCGCGAGAAGCGCTCGAAGAGGGTCTCGAGCATCTCGGGGGCAATCCCGGGGCCCTGGTCCTTCACGGAGATGCGGCCCCACCGTCCATCTCCGCGCTGCAGCTCGCGGACCTCCAGGTCCACGGGCAGCCCCGCGGGCGAGTGCTTCAGCGCGTTCGCGGTGAGGTTCTCCAGCACCTGGCGAAGGCGGTCCGCGTCCGCGACGATGACCAGCTCCTCCTCCCCCTCGTACCGGAGCGCATGGGTGGGGGTGCGCAGGGTGGCGGCCACCTCCCTCGTCAGGGCCGCCACGTCCACGGGCTGGGGCCGTAGCGTGAAGAGGCCCTGGTCCAGGCGGCTCACGTCCAGCAGGTCGGAGATGAGGCGCGAGAGCCCCTGGAGCGCCGCGGCCGCGCCCTCCGCGTCCCGCAGGTAGTCGGTGGCATTGTCGCGCCGGGCGCGCCGGTGGATGAGCTCCAGGCGCGCGCGGAGCGGCATCAGGAGGTTGGCCATGTCGTGGGCCAGCACGGTGACGAGCTCCTCGGCCGCGGTGCGACGCGCGGTGCGCACGGCCAGCTTCGTCAGCTCCTGGACCAGCTCCACCCGGTGCGCCACCGCGCCCACCCAGCGGGCCACCGCACCGAGGAAGCGCAGGTCGTCCTCGCCGAAGAAGTCGGGCTGGGCGGAGGACACCGCCAGCACGCCCCGCGTCTCCCCGCCGACGGGGAGCGGCACCATGAGGGCGGACTTCACCCCCAGCCGGTGCTTGATGCCGGGCAGCTCCTCGGGGTCATCTTGCTGGCGGCCCGTCATGAAGGGCTGCTCCGTCTCGTACACCTGGACGGCCCGGCCGCCGTTGGCCAGCGGCATCCGGTCCAACCCGAGCGCCTGCTGCTTGCGTCCCATGGGGGTGTCGCTCGTCCCGGCGGCCGCCAGCGTCTGCGTCGAATGCTCGAGGAAGAAGATGTCGACCTTGTCGGCCTGGAGGATGTCCGAGATGAGCTGGCTGGCCCGGGTCATCGTCGGGTGCAGCTCCGCGGCGGGGAGCTCGAGCAGGCGCTCCAGGGCCCGGAGCAGGACTTCCGTGCGCTCGCTCTCACTCGCCGGTCGGCTCTTGCTCACGCAGGGAACCTGGGCTGCCTCGTCCCGCGGTGCCACTCGTGGGGCAGCCCGGCTGGCGGGCAGCGGAGCGGGCTTTCGAGGCAAGCACGGTGCGGAAGCGCAGGGAGTAGCGCAGGGCCTCCACCGGCGAGAGCGTGTGCTGCCACGCCGAGCGCGCCTCCCCGTCCAGCAGGTAGGCGGAGCGCGGCGCGAGCTCCCGCGTGGACGTCACCCAGCCGTCGCCCGCCTTGCGCCGGAAGGCGTGCCTCCGCGAGCAGCGGCAGGAGGGCTCGCCATCATCATGCAGCCTGCCTGCAACGTGCCTCGAAGCCCCGCCATCCAAACGTTCAGGACAGAGGGATGGCGATGCTCCAGGCGCTCGGAGAGGAAGGACTGCGGGAAATCCATCGCGGGCGCCGCTACGTCGTGCTGCGCGGCTGGAGGCAGGACGGCGAGCCCCTGGTCATCAAGCGGGTGCGCACCGGCCCCCTGGCCACCGGCAGCCGCGCCATGCTGCGCCACGAGTACTCCCTGCTTCGCAGCCTCCACGGCGAAGTGCCCGGCGTTGCCCGCGCC of the Pyxidicoccus xibeiensis genome contains:
- a CDS encoding gamma carbonic anhydrase family protein, translated to MSPQQLVSPPATSAGGAGHFSLASSARVLGTVHLGPGALIAQGAVVRSHDGAVRLGAGSAVLENATVVGTPGQPVTVGERAVLGHRSVVLGAEVGPLCEVGNGAILMPGSRLGARCLLGEGTVIPSGMLVPDESVVVGRPGRVLRRATPQDLERLRGMRGGNLTLPGQPLTAFSARDRAEDAPMGQLYTFRDKHPLVHPTATLFSTAEVTGDVVIGPGCIIGPGVKIIGDSHGPVRIGAGVQVLANTVLHLLPDNTLVLEDGVIVGPGCMVHGCHVGAGTVVEPGAILCDGSRVGRGSIVGAGSLVKQHATFPDGVRVEGFPAVQTERLAQPPAPPRWALRPEDLAGLRRVG
- a CDS encoding GAF domain-containing sensor histidine kinase, with product MSKSRPASESERTEVLLRALERLLELPAAELHPTMTRASQLISDILQADKVDIFFLEHSTQTLAAAGTSDTPMGRKQQALGLDRMPLANGGRAVQVYETEQPFMTGRQQDDPEELPGIKHRLGVKSALMVPLPVGGETRGVLAVSSAQPDFFGEDDLRFLGAVARWVGAVAHRVELVQELTKLAVRTARRTAAEELVTVLAHDMANLLMPLRARLELIHRRARRDNATDYLRDAEGAAAALQGLSRLISDLLDVSRLDQGLFTLRPQPVDVAALTREVAATLRTPTHALRYEGEEELVIVADADRLRQVLENLTANALKHSPAGLPVDLEVRELQRGDGRWGRISVKDQGPGIAPEMLETLFERFSRGPGSTGLGLGLYLARRIADAHGGALEVTSKQGEGTRFDLFLPEAPTSGR
- a CDS encoding protein kinase, coding for MAMLQALGEEGLREIHRGRRYVVLRGWRQDGEPLVIKRVRTGPLATGSRAMLRHEYSLLRSLHGEVPGVARAVALQDDSSLLLEDAGPQNLQEWLGRRPVTMDAFLELALQLAGIIASLHQQHVIHRDI